Genomic DNA from Desulfurivibrio alkaliphilus AHT 2:
ACGGACAACCCTTTACGACGCGAACGGCGAATATTGTACGAAACTTTTTTGTCCATCTTCCCCATAAGCTCATCATCCGACAGGGTAAGGGGAACAATAACAGAATCGCCAGCCCGGCCCCAGGCTTTGGAAGGCCTGAAGCCCGCCTCCTTCAGCGCTTGGGCGGCCACTGCCTGGTTTGGAAACAGATCCACTCGTACAGAGGCATAGGATCGCTCTCGCACCAACTCTTCCAGCTTGTCCACAACCCGCCGCATTAGCAAGGGGTTATCGTCAAGCGCCAAAGGACCTCTTTGGATATGGGCAAACCTGCCCACCGGGGTGGATTGGACCAGAACCTGCACACCACCAACTATGTCACCGTTTTCCCTCACAACCACCCGATCACAATGGTATCCATACGCTTTACGGTTGGCAGCGTATTGGCTGGATTGCTCATGGTGACTGAGTGGGCAAGCGGCCAAAAAAACATCCCATTCGGAATCAGTTTCACTCATGCTTGTCTCGTAACAACTGACATTAAAGGCGTAAATGGCGTATCGGTTTCTATCAAATATGAAAGTTCAGTTCCGTGTAAATGGCTTGAATACAATCGGCCACATCATTTTCGGTTAACTTCGCGGAAATCGGCAAACTAACCGTTTGTCTCCCTATTCGCATTGCGTTGGGATAGTCGCCTGGCTTCCAGCCAAAGGTTTTCTGATAATAAGGGTGCTCGGTAAGGCTGAGGTAGTGTACGCCCACCCCGATACCGTGGAAAGTCATGCGGTCCAGAAAGCTATCACGAGTGATGCCGGTTTTTGCTCCATCAATCAGGATATTGAACAAGTGGCAGGCATGGCGCTGATCTGCCATTACCGGAGCGGGTAGGCCCAAGGGCAATGGAGCCAAAGCTTCCATGTAGCGCTCCCAGATCTGCCGGCGACGGCGCCAGTAGTCATCCACCCGATGAAGTTGATGTACACCCAGCGCAGCCTGCATATCCATCATATTGTACTTGAAACCACACTCCACCACCTGATAATGCTTGAAACCCTCGTCGCCAAAACGCTTCCAGGCATCCTTGCTCATGCCATGCAAGCCCAGTACCTTGATACGGGCAATATCTTCTTCCCGCTTGGCCAACACCATGCCACCTTCACCGGTAACGACGTTTTTGGTTGAATAAAAGCTGAAACAGCCAAAATCACCGAATGTGCCGGCCTTCTGCCCTTCATATTCTGTCTCGATAGCATGGGCACAATCTTCGATGACCTTCAGGTTGTGGCGCCGCGCAATAGCCATTATGGCTCCCATATCGCAAGGCCGCCCGGCAAAA
This window encodes:
- a CDS encoding DegT/DnrJ/EryC1/StrS family aminotransferase — encoded protein: MDPIRPKDRFLVFGSPLIEEAEIEEVVACLRSAWIGTGPRVAKFEADFAAYKGVQNAVALNSCTAALHLSLLAADLGPDAEVITTPLTFCATVNAIIFAGAKPVLADIDPHTWNIDPQEIERCITPRTRAIVPVHFAGRPCDMGAIMAIARRHNLKVIEDCAHAIETEYEGQKAGTFGDFGCFSFYSTKNVVTGEGGMVLAKREEDIARIKVLGLHGMSKDAWKRFGDEGFKHYQVVECGFKYNMMDMQAALGVHQLHRVDDYWRRRRQIWERYMEALAPLPLGLPAPVMADQRHACHLFNILIDGAKTGITRDSFLDRMTFHGIGVGVHYLSLTEHPYYQKTFGWKPGDYPNAMRIGRQTVSLPISAKLTENDVADCIQAIYTELNFHI